In one Populus nigra chromosome 12, ddPopNigr1.1, whole genome shotgun sequence genomic region, the following are encoded:
- the LOC133669518 gene encoding glutamate dehydrogenase 1 has protein sequence MNALVATNRNFKLAARLLGLDSKLEKSLLIPFREIKVECTIPKDDGTLASFVGFRVQHDNARGPMKGGIRYHPEVDPDEVNALAQLMTWKTAVANIPYGGAKGGIGCNPGELSVSELERLTRVFTQKIHDLIGIHTDVPAPDMGTGPQTMAWILDEYSKFHGYSPAVVTGKPIDLGGSLGRDAATGQGVLFATEALLNEHGKTISGQRFVIQGFGNVGAWAAQLISEQGGKIVAISDITGAIKNSKGIDIPSLLKHAKEHKGVKGFHGGDPIDPKSILVEDCDILIPAALGGVINRENANDIKAKFIIEAANHPTDPEADEILSKKGVVILPDIYANSGGVTVSYFEWVQNIQGFMWDEKKVNSELKNYMTKGFKDVKEMCKTHDCDLRMGAFTLGVNRVARATVLRGWEA, from the exons ATGAATGCATTAGTGGCAACCAACAGGAACTTCAAGCTGGCAGCTAGGCTGTTGGGGTTGGACTCCAAGCTTGAGAAAAGTTTGCTTATTCCGTTCAGAGAAATCAAG GTTGAATGTACCATACCCAAAGATGATGGCACTTTGGCATCTTTTGTTGGGTTCAGGGTTCAGCATGACAATGCCAGAGGTCCTATGAAGGGAGGAATCAGATATCACCCAGAG GTTGATCCAGATGAAGTCAATGCATTAGCACAACTTATGACATGGAAGACGGCAGTGGCAAATATTCCCTATGGCGGGGCTAAAGGTGGAATAGGATGCAATCCAGGGGAGTTAAGTGTCTCTGAACTAGAACGACTTACCCGGGTGTTCACTCAGAAGATACATGATCTGATAGGAATCCACACAGATGTTCCGGCTCCTGATATGGGAACTGGTCCACAG ACTATGGCGTGGATACTTGATGAGTACTCCAAATTCCATGGCTACTCACCTGCTGTTGTTACTGGAAAACCAATT gATCTTGGTGGATCTCTAGGCAGAGATGCTGCCACTGGACAGGGAGTGCTCTTCGCAACAGAAGCCCTGCTTAATGAGCATGGGAAGACCATATCAGGTCAACGATTTGTCATACAG GGTTTCGGAAATGTGGGTGCCTGGGCTGCCCAACTAATCAGTGAGCAGGGTGGGAAGATTGTTGCCATAAGTGACATCACTGGAGCTATAAAGAACAGCAAAGGGATTGATATTCCAAGCCTACTCAAACATGCCAAGGAACATAAGGGTGTGAAAGGATTCCACGGTGGGGATCCCATAGATCCCAAGTCAATACTAGTTGAGGACTGTGATATTCTCATTCCAGCAGCCCTTGGAGGTGTCATTAACAG GGAGAATGCAAACGATATTAAAGCCAAATTCATTATTGAAGCTGCCAACCATCCAACTGACCCTGAGGCTGATGAG ATTTTGTCAAAGAAAGGAGTTGTTATTCTTCCAGACATTTATGCTAACTCAGGAGGCGTTACTGTTAGTTACTTCGAGTGGGTGCAG AACATCCAAGGATTCATGTGGGATGAAAAGAAAGTGAACAGTGAACTAAAGAATTACATGACCAAAGGTTTCAAAGATGTGAAAGAAATGTGCAAAACCCATGATTGTGATCTCCGTATGGGAGCCTTCACTCTAGGTGTTAACCGTGTTGCACGAGCGACCGTTCTTAGAGGTTGGGAAGCCTGA
- the LOC133669520 gene encoding putative H/ACA ribonucleoprotein complex subunit 1-like protein 1 translates to MRPPRGGGFRGGRDGGFRGGRDGGFRGGRDGGFRGGRDGGFRGGRGGRGGGFRDEGPPSEVIEVSSFLHACEGDAVTKLTNEKIPYFNAPIFLQNKTQIGKVDEIFGPINESYFSIKMMEGIVATSYAPGDKFYIDPSKLLPLARFLPQPKGQAQGGRGGGRGGRGRGGFGGGRGDFRGRGRGRGPPRGGGRGRGGGFRGRGRG, encoded by the exons ATGAGGCCACCAAGAGGCGGCGGATTCAGGGGCGGTAGAGACGGCGGGTTCAGGGGAGGTAGAGACGGCGGGTTCAGGGGAGGTAGAGACGGCGGGTTTAGGGGAGGTAGAGACGGCGGTTTCAGGGGCGGACGTGGCGGACGTGGCGGCGGGTTTCGTGATGAAGGCCCTCCTTCTGAAGTAATAG agGTTTCATCGTTTCTTCATGCATGTGAAGGAGATGCAGTGACAAAACTAACCAATGAGAAAATTCCATACTTCAATGCTCCGATCTTTTTGCAGAATAAGACCCAGATAGGGAAAGTTGATGAAATCTTCGGCCCCATTAATGAATCT tatttttctatcaaaatgATGGAAGGAATTGTGGCAACTTCGTATGCTCCAGGGGATAAGTTTTATATTGACCCGAGTAAACTCTTGCCTCTTGCAAGATTTCTTCCACAACCAAA GGGACAAGCACAAGGTGGCAGAGGTGGTGGTCGTGGAGGAAGAGGCAGAGGCGGTTTTGGTGGTGGCAGAGGTGATTTCCGTGGGAGAGGCAGAGGCAGAGGTCCACCAAGAGGTGGTGGCCGTGGACGTGGTGGTGGCTTTAGGGGAAGAGGGAGGGGATAA